In Lolium perenne isolate Kyuss_39 chromosome 5, Kyuss_2.0, whole genome shotgun sequence, the sequence AACAACTAAATCTATTTAATATATTGGGACAATAAAAATAAGAAATGCAACAGCACCGAGTAGTGCACACCATAGAGAGAAAAACGAGATGATTATTTTGGGAAGTTATTGGGAGAATATGAGACCCTGGGAGTTTAAATGCTTTAAACTAGTAATGTGGATATATAAATGTAAGTTTGTAACTAAGACTGGACTAGCTGACCAGCCCAAACTGACCTTTCTTCTTTGCCCTCCAGAGGATTTTTAGGGTCAGGATCCTTATTGAGAGTCTTACTACCTTTAAGACCTTTCACTGAAACACCAGCGATGGAAGCCTGTAAAAAAAAATTAGGCGATTCATGTGAATATAGTGTAGCAAGCAGAAATCAGTTTGGCTTTGTTCACAACCCTGCAACTTACACTGAAATAAGTATGGAGTGCTGAGTTGAATGAGAAAGGTTTATCGTCAGTATTAATTATTGTCAGGGTTGTTGACAGGCTTGTAGAGTGCAGTGTAACCTACAAATGATTAGACAAGCACAAATTCATATGCTGCAGAGGGGCAAGATTGGAATGTCAATTATTCTGAGTAGCATTGAGAAGCTTATGGTTGAACATATAGAGTGCACTAAGGAACATAGGTACTAGCAGGGTTTTACCTTGTATAAAGCATGGAAACTAAAATCCCACATTGAACGGCTGTATGAGTCGTCTTTTAGTTCCAAGGTTACAGCTGGATCTCCTTCGGTGACTTCTGAATCAGTGATAGACCAATTCACGTTCCTAGCAAATCCGTGCTGTAAGAAAATAAAAATGCCTTGATTACTACAGAAGAATATGCTGCAAAAATGTTTCATTCTATTGCAGCTGATGGATGGCATGAACATTACGGAAATCATTTTCTCACAGCACAGCTATACAACATCGGCTAGTGATGTCACATTATATATATACAAGTTCAAGAATGTATGATAGTTGCCCGAGTGCAGGTCATGTTTTGGGCTAAACTGAGATGCAACAACTGTTTGATTTAGTACTAGACATGGTTCATAGCTCTGTGTGACATCAGTAACAGATTTGCTAATATTCATTTGATGGGACGGAGTCTGTGAAATCTTATATGCTGTTATGATCGCAAATCACAAATTATATTAGGTTCTATGCTGATCTGCATAGGATGCAATAGAAAAATGGTTGTACAAACCTGCTGAATTGCGCCAGGCCCAAACTGGGGGAAGCAATGTGGAATTCCACCGCTGCTTTCAGAAAAAGAAATGGTTAGTTATCAGTTAAATCATGACGTTCTCTAATTCTATCCAATTAATCTTGATACCGACCTGATGGGTTTCTGACCATTGAACACAGCATCTGGTCTGACAAAGAGCAGGTCCTTTCCACTGGGGACCTTCCAAGAGGTGACACATCCTCCAAAGAGATAGATCTCAGCCTCACTTCATGCATAAATGAGTACACAATTAGCTGTTGCAAAGGTAAAAAGAAGTCTAGATAGCACATTCTGTTGCAGTAGTAGAATAACTCTAGGAATAACCTAACAGAAGCCATGATAGGCTACGCAGCAGTCACTTCTGACATTTATGCACACAACTGAACTATATTTCAAAGCTTTCATTA encodes:
- the LOC127300678 gene encoding putative glucose-6-phosphate 1-epimerase, which gives rise to MAASCMFAVSAPFAASSSSSSSARRSRRFRVVAMASVGQKVYAPGVAVSEGNGGLPKISLKSPQGSEAEIYLFGGCVTSWKVPSGKDLLFVRPDAVFNGQKPISGGIPHCFPQFGPGAIQQHGFARNVNWSITDSEVTEGDPAVTLELKDDSYSRSMWDFSFHALYKVTLHSTSLSTTLTIINTDDKPFSFNSALHTYFSASIAGVSVKGLKGSKTLNKDPDPKNPLEGKEEREEVTFPGFVDCVYLGAPSELTLDNGLGDKIVISNTNWSDAVLWNPHLQMEACYKDFVCVENAKIETVQLGPKECWVAEQKIELI